A genome region from Thermococcus onnurineus NA1 includes the following:
- a CDS encoding galactokinase, which yields MYRVDSPGRVNLIGEHTDYALGYAMPMAINIHTVLHAREDEQIWVYSQIFREVKEFSLDDIRRSGDWADYIKGIFWVLREEGHEVGGMKGILNGDLPIGSGLGSSASLELAVLAFLNEAYKLRLLPIEMALLAQKTENEFVGVPCGILDQFTMTHGKRGHVIFLDTDTLRHEYIKFPRDIQAIVFYTGVKRELANSAYAERRKVAEETLGLLGKRTSKEVEEAELRNIPSLYRRLFGYIVRENRRVLEARDALREGDVDTLGELITASHWDLARSYDVSCEELDFFVRRSLQLGAYGAKLTGTGFGGSAIAIVDSDRALSIARTVLEEYQRTFNWEADYYLVLPTDGVAVRRV from the coding sequence ATGTATCGCGTTGATTCTCCCGGTCGGGTGAATCTTATCGGTGAGCACACTGACTACGCCCTTGGCTACGCCATGCCGATGGCAATAAACATCCACACGGTTCTGCATGCCAGGGAGGACGAGCAGATCTGGGTTTACTCGCAGATATTCCGTGAGGTCAAGGAGTTCTCGCTCGATGACATCAGAAGGAGTGGGGACTGGGCGGACTACATAAAGGGAATCTTCTGGGTTCTCCGGGAAGAAGGGCATGAAGTAGGCGGCATGAAGGGAATTCTGAATGGAGACCTGCCTATAGGCTCGGGTTTGGGTTCTTCAGCGAGTCTTGAGCTTGCCGTTCTGGCGTTTCTCAACGAGGCATATAAACTGAGATTACTCCCCATAGAAATGGCCCTCCTGGCTCAGAAGACCGAAAACGAGTTTGTGGGTGTCCCCTGTGGAATACTCGACCAGTTCACCATGACCCATGGAAAGAGGGGGCACGTCATTTTCCTTGATACTGATACGCTGAGGCACGAATACATAAAATTCCCGAGGGACATTCAGGCGATCGTCTTCTATACCGGTGTCAAGAGGGAGCTGGCCAACTCAGCCTACGCGGAGCGTAGGAAGGTTGCAGAAGAAACCTTAGGGCTTCTCGGTAAGAGAACTTCCAAGGAGGTTGAGGAGGCAGAGCTGAGAAACATTCCCTCCCTCTACAGGCGCCTCTTTGGCTACATCGTTAGAGAAAACCGGCGCGTTCTAGAGGCAAGAGATGCACTCAGGGAGGGGGATGTAGACACATTGGGAGAGCTTATTACAGCTTCTCACTGGGATCTTGCGAGGAGCTATGATGTAAGCTGTGAAGAGTTGGACTTCTTCGTTCGTAGATCCCTCCAGCTCGGCGCCTACGGCGCGAAGCTCACGGGAACAGGTTTCGGCGGTTCGGCCATAGCGATAGTCGATAGTGACAGGGCACTGAGCATTGCTAGGACAGTCTTAGAGGAGTACCAGCGTACCTTCAACTGGGAGGCCGACTACTATCTTGTCCTCCCGACCGATGGTGTTGCTGTGAGGAGGGTTTAG
- a CDS encoding M48 family metalloprotease, which produces MKEISLVLVSIATVIIPPLVMRHWGRKILREELPKKEKNYNLLKAEVVCIFGAFILYLPAMIALGALDWASDVVDKLPLPEIFRVFAFAAILIFPLLLSIFLIIYETVKVGINITEEKIENPKKEVLKVLALILGPTVGFAFIWLLLMIYLPESLTSKWWFDLLMYSTLILAFFALFPLILIRVGTKSELDPELKAELMRFCEEHGVKVRGIIVKGKPGQKLANAMVTGIIPRYRYVVLTRYLVDNFEEDEIKAVLAHEIGHIKGKHLWINAALSIGWFIFWIGLIYILHKFNVQLFSSPWVFFGVFFFAFYFWLFVIESRIAIRNEFKADEFAANVVGLEPTLMALKKLAELNLLPEKTGKWFNLLNRHPSIEKRIEHLKELEGRR; this is translated from the coding sequence TTATTCCTCCCCTCGTCATGAGACACTGGGGCCGCAAAATCCTGAGAGAAGAGCTACCAAAGAAAGAGAAAAACTATAATCTGCTGAAGGCTGAGGTGGTCTGCATTTTCGGGGCATTCATACTCTACTTGCCTGCGATGATAGCCCTCGGAGCCCTTGACTGGGCCTCTGACGTGGTAGATAAGCTCCCCCTACCTGAGATATTCAGGGTGTTTGCATTTGCAGCAATCCTGATCTTCCCGCTTCTGCTGTCAATCTTCCTCATCATCTACGAGACCGTCAAAGTAGGGATAAATATTACAGAGGAAAAGATTGAAAATCCAAAAAAGGAGGTTCTGAAAGTTCTCGCACTTATTCTTGGTCCAACAGTTGGCTTTGCCTTTATCTGGCTGCTGCTGATGATCTATCTGCCAGAGAGTTTGACCTCAAAGTGGTGGTTTGACCTGCTCATGTACTCAACCCTAATACTCGCTTTCTTTGCGCTCTTTCCACTCATCCTCATTAGAGTTGGGACAAAGAGCGAGCTCGACCCCGAGCTTAAGGCCGAGCTCATGAGGTTCTGTGAGGAGCATGGAGTTAAAGTCAGGGGCATCATCGTTAAAGGAAAGCCCGGTCAAAAGCTCGCAAACGCCATGGTTACGGGTATAATCCCCCGCTACCGCTACGTTGTTTTAACCCGCTATCTGGTTGATAACTTCGAAGAGGACGAGATTAAAGCGGTCTTAGCCCATGAGATTGGGCACATAAAAGGAAAGCACCTCTGGATAAACGCGGCTTTGAGCATCGGTTGGTTCATCTTCTGGATAGGACTCATCTACATCCTCCACAAATTCAACGTTCAGCTGTTCTCATCGCCGTGGGTTTTCTTCGGCGTTTTCTTCTTTGCATTCTACTTCTGGCTCTTTGTTATTGAATCAAGGATAGCCATAAGGAACGAGTTCAAGGCAGATGAGTTCGCGGCGAATGTCGTGGGGCTTGAGCCAACTCTAATGGCACTTAAAAAGCTGGCTGAGCTCAACTTGCTGCCGGAAAAAACAGGGAAATGGTTTAACCTGTTGAACAGACACCCTTCGATTGAAAAGAGGATAGAGCATTTAAAAGAACTGGAGGGTCGGAGATGA
- a CDS encoding RNA 2'-phosphotransferase, giving the protein MFPGRRKVSKLMAYILRHSPEEFGLRPDVEGFVPLSELVEALKTIYPDVTEEFVREIVARDAKGRYEIQGDRIRARYGHSFPVSLDHEEDTESRFLYHGTPRRNLESILREGLKPMRRQFVHLSTSKSEAIKTGRRHGRDVVLLVIDAECLRKKGLKVYKAGKNVRIVEKVPPECITLEV; this is encoded by the coding sequence ATGTTTCCGGGCAGAAGAAAAGTCAGCAAGCTAATGGCCTACATCCTGCGGCACTCGCCGGAGGAGTTCGGACTGAGGCCTGACGTGGAGGGCTTCGTACCCCTTTCCGAGCTCGTCGAGGCCCTAAAAACTATCTATCCAGACGTTACGGAGGAGTTCGTACGCGAAATAGTCGCCCGCGATGCGAAGGGCCGCTACGAGATTCAAGGAGACAGAATACGCGCCCGCTACGGCCACAGCTTTCCGGTGAGTCTAGACCACGAAGAAGACACCGAGAGCCGCTTCCTCTATCACGGCACGCCGAGGAGGAACCTCGAGAGCATTCTCCGCGAGGGGTTGAAGCCCATGAGGAGGCAGTTCGTCCACCTAAGCACGAGCAAAAGCGAGGCAATCAAAACCGGCAGGCGGCACGGGCGGGACGTGGTTCTTCTGGTAATAGACGCCGAATGCCTCCGAAAGAAAGGCTTGAAGGTTTACAAAGCCGGGAAGAACGTCAGGATAGTCGAGAAAGTCCCACCGGAGTGCATCACTCTGGAAGTCTAA
- a CDS encoding NAD(P)/FAD-dependent oxidoreductase, with the protein MPTKELPERSEIVIIGGGIIGVTLAHELAKRGEEVTVIEKRFVGSGSTFRCGTGIRQQFNDEANVQVMKRSVELWKHYSEEYGFSFEQTGYLFLLYDDDEVEEFKRNIAIQNRFGVPTRLITPEEAKEIVPLLDISEVIAASWNPTDGKVDPFYSTAAFALNAERFGAKLVEYTEVKDFIIENGEIKGLKTNRGVIKTGIVVNATNAWAKLINAMAGIKTPIPIEPYKHQAVITQPIRKGAIKPMVISFKYGHAYLTQTSHGGVVGGVGYELGPTYDLNPTYEFMREVSYYFTRIIPALRELLILRTWAGYYAKTPDSNPAIGKIEELNDYYIAAGFSGHGFMMAPAVAEMVADLITKGRTSLPVEWYDPYRFERGELRGQALQMG; encoded by the coding sequence ATGCCGACGAAAGAACTTCCCGAAAGAAGCGAAATCGTTATCATCGGCGGGGGAATAATAGGTGTGACCCTTGCCCACGAGCTAGCTAAACGCGGTGAGGAGGTCACCGTCATAGAGAAGCGCTTCGTAGGCTCAGGCTCGACCTTCCGTTGTGGAACTGGCATAAGGCAGCAGTTCAACGACGAGGCCAACGTTCAGGTCATGAAGCGCTCCGTCGAGCTCTGGAAGCACTATAGTGAAGAGTACGGCTTCTCCTTCGAGCAGACAGGCTATCTCTTTTTGCTCTACGACGATGATGAGGTCGAGGAGTTCAAGAGGAACATAGCCATCCAGAACCGCTTCGGCGTCCCGACGAGGCTCATAACTCCAGAAGAGGCGAAGGAGATAGTCCCGCTCCTTGACATAAGTGAGGTCATAGCGGCATCGTGGAACCCCACTGATGGAAAGGTCGATCCCTTCTACTCGACCGCTGCATTCGCCCTCAACGCCGAGCGCTTTGGGGCTAAGCTGGTTGAGTACACGGAGGTCAAGGATTTCATCATCGAGAACGGTGAGATAAAGGGTCTCAAGACCAACAGGGGAGTTATCAAGACGGGCATCGTCGTTAACGCCACCAACGCGTGGGCCAAGCTCATCAACGCAATGGCCGGAATAAAGACTCCTATTCCGATAGAGCCTTACAAACATCAGGCGGTGATAACGCAGCCGATAAGGAAGGGCGCGATAAAGCCGATGGTCATTTCCTTCAAGTACGGCCACGCTTATCTGACCCAGACCAGCCACGGCGGCGTTGTTGGCGGTGTCGGCTACGAGCTGGGGCCAACCTACGACCTCAATCCGACCTATGAGTTCATGCGCGAGGTGAGCTACTACTTCACCAGGATAATCCCGGCCCTGAGGGAGCTTCTTATACTCAGAACATGGGCGGGCTACTACGCTAAAACGCCTGATAGCAACCCTGCTATAGGAAAAATCGAGGAGCTGAACGACTACTACATTGCCGCCGGCTTTTCCGGCCACGGCTTCATGATGGCCCCGGCCGTTGCGGAGATGGTCGCCGATTTGATAACCAAAGGCAGAACGAGCCTTCCAGTCGAGTGGTATGACCCATACAGATTTGAGCGTGGTGAGCTCAGGGGCCAAGCCCTCCAGATGGGGTGA
- a CDS encoding MFS transporter — MSRRELVVTQGRREKAGKIRRIRIKRRNVVLLAVSMFIANAAFGMAFPYLSVYMKLLGGGMLMVGLLSVAFNLTSTVFQYPFGYLSDRTRNRKAFISFGLFSTGTFYALMAVVSTPLALLTLRTFQGALGSAIMPAHSALIAELSTRVGSAYGLFGSIENAGYMLGNFIGGFLIKYVGIRGIFLIAGALLVLSSAIVLLLRERPRPKRAPRKLILVQEGRESERATFQGAAFKRLMRGHLGLFYFTVLLVMIASGQVYSVVSVYFEEVFGSEWVGILFGIDSLAAAVSGYYLGKLIDRYGAKKFYLLAIAGYAIAFLGYAFAKNLYLMIVVALFSGVKWSLTLNASSTYVATKVRATERGQAMGLLNAMMSLGWVVGPLLGGYLSAISFELNFMSTLVPLGVAFLFALRLPE; from the coding sequence ATGAGCAGAAGGGAGCTCGTCGTAACGCAGGGGAGGCGCGAGAAGGCAGGGAAGATTCGCAGAATAAGGATCAAGCGCAGGAACGTGGTCCTGCTAGCGGTGAGTATGTTCATCGCCAACGCGGCCTTTGGCATGGCGTTTCCATATCTCAGCGTCTATATGAAGCTCCTCGGCGGCGGCATGCTGATGGTCGGGCTTTTAAGTGTCGCCTTCAACCTGACCTCGACAGTCTTCCAGTATCCCTTTGGCTATCTCTCCGATAGGACTAGGAACAGGAAGGCTTTCATATCCTTCGGCCTGTTCTCTACGGGGACCTTCTATGCCCTCATGGCTGTCGTTTCAACTCCGTTAGCCCTGCTTACCCTGAGGACGTTCCAGGGAGCACTCGGCTCAGCCATTATGCCTGCCCATTCGGCGCTGATAGCGGAGCTCTCGACCCGTGTTGGTTCAGCCTACGGGCTCTTCGGTTCGATTGAGAACGCGGGCTACATGCTGGGCAACTTCATCGGCGGCTTCCTTATAAAATACGTCGGGATCAGGGGAATCTTCCTCATAGCAGGGGCTCTCCTCGTCCTTTCCTCTGCGATAGTTCTCCTCCTCAGGGAGAGGCCGAGGCCGAAAAGGGCTCCAAGAAAGCTTATACTCGTCCAGGAAGGGCGGGAAAGCGAGAGGGCAACCTTCCAGGGTGCGGCATTCAAGCGGCTCATGAGGGGCCATCTGGGCCTTTTCTACTTTACAGTTCTGCTCGTAATGATAGCTTCAGGTCAGGTCTATTCAGTGGTCTCGGTTTACTTTGAGGAGGTCTTTGGGAGCGAGTGGGTAGGGATACTTTTTGGAATAGACTCTTTAGCGGCGGCGGTGAGCGGATACTACCTCGGGAAGCTGATTGACCGCTACGGCGCCAAGAAATTCTACCTGCTGGCGATAGCCGGCTACGCCATCGCTTTCCTCGGCTACGCTTTCGCGAAGAATCTCTACCTGATGATCGTCGTGGCCCTCTTTTCGGGCGTCAAGTGGTCACTGACCCTAAACGCCTCCTCGACCTATGTTGCCACGAAGGTCAGAGCGACGGAGAGGGGTCAGGCTATGGGCCTGCTCAACGCTATGATGAGCCTCGGCTGGGTCGTAGGTCCATTACTCGGAGGCTATCTCTCTGCCATAAGCTTTGAGCTGAACTTCATGAGCACGCTCGTGCCTCTCGGAGTAGCTTTCCTCTTCGCGCTTAGACTTCCAGAGTGA